In Maniola jurtina chromosome 2, ilManJurt1.1, whole genome shotgun sequence, the following proteins share a genomic window:
- the LOC123872537 gene encoding tudor domain-containing protein 7, producing MAEKEQVIQALKATLISVKGALTIKQCNRDYRELQGEWIPYKKLGYSSLEKLFQDVPGFKITEINGEWVVDAIASQETQHIASMVARQKPAKKHSLKLNYANRFPKKQGSWRKPAPTTNYSSNYNNQYSNQYYRVKSNTPFNNNSFNYKYNKHTQHNRSNGSVSSSQSIKTVDVQGKSALNNYKGSVEVRDKSVLNGSKGHNTSQVLRETSSLLSESKHSIKSEKETEGKRNGRTSASQRLSILRDRLNTVDLIPLQLPAHTDYSQSDVLVKNTVPGNALEPPPDSTSSVAKLEWTCRKLGLPEPVYKVHDQPVRGPVGHLCSVKVGNTYTASSYPDSAPTEELSREVAAVKMLAVIESSEAPGLTTSGEERALAGLSELVAAHEAGVWASMVPHLYREKHGENLPNNWLQLLENCPHIIKDRVVNGLLVLLPNNEEIKSPLPMNDAIDSDLPPLKFPQDNSWNVCVTLANSTLEVWLIIIGPQYSDEGYTLCADMKAYYAHSGTTVDKAMLIQNAWYAVNMDSGDWVRAKVLEIEDETATVFLGDFGDEVMVHIKKIKILEPQFRKLPAQAILSRLEGAEELAASEAGVAQTRSRLTNETLVAVPGPRHDPFDPAVAVVLYDTSTKRDINLNQELVEKFCKSGVFELTEKPCEVEVGCVTDEGRVWVSRVGGADTVRAALALLTSGPYRRPLPAAPHAPPAHTKALYIVRTLDGDWVRCLIISGLDGEGTVRTQLVDSGLVLRAPLSSLVPLSSFSPALDAYPPQAQAVRLGAAERVAGAMVARLRELLLGECVLCRTLPGAAPHVELFVRLPTLNILASVNNSILMEYDYIHSAKPEEEKENDMSYHLEALHKKKERLFRTMSASADERGAAPERRSALPPPVLPAPAQCYDVYVAMAANPWNFVVQPNCTRNVLQTMMATLQVECPKIPESEAPIKPASGELYVAYYDKDNSWYRVTVAGEVSTEMVSVYFCDYGDLALFASAALRRVPATAPLARSLPPQAIKAKLYDVKPLHQDWTVEDCIRFQELCVEQQFVGICMDVGKDPLNPSEPLLTLNLIDTSTDEDVYINKLLVAEGRARLASAS from the exons atggcAGAAAAAGAGCAAGTAATTCAGGCATTGAAAGCCACACTTATTTCAGTGAAAGGCGCACTGACAATTAAACAATGCAACC gtGACTATCGTGAACTGCAAGGAGAATGGATCCCATACAAGAAGTTAGGTTATTCTTCCCTTGAGAAATTATTTCAAGATGTCCCGGGCTTTAAAATAACTGAAATAAATGGGGAGTGGGTTGTTGATGCTATAGCAAGCCAGGAAACCCAACATATAGCATCAATGGTTGCACGGCAGAAACCAGCTAAGAAGCACTCATTGAAGTTAAATTATGCT aatcgATTCCCGAAAAAACAAGGATCTTGGCGGAAACCAGCACCAACAACAAACTATTCATCCAACTATAATAATCAATACTCCAACCAATATTACAGGGTTAAATCCAACACTCCATTTAATAACAACAGCTTTAATTATAAG TATAATAAGCACACACAACACAATAGGTCCAATGGTTCGGTGAGCTCATCTCAAAGTATCAAAACAGTTGATGTGCAAGGTAAAAGTGCTTTGAACAATTATAAAGGATCAGTTGAAGTAAGAGATAAGAGTGTTCTAAATGGATCTAAAGGTCATAACACTTCTCAAGTTCTACGAGAGACAAGTAGCCTTCTAAGCGAA TCAAAACATTCCATAAAAAGTGAGAAAGAGACTGAAGGGAAAAGAAATGGCAGAACTTCAGCGTCTCAAAGACTTTCCATTTTGCGCGATAGACTGAACACAGTTGATTTAATACCCTTGCAGCTTCCCGCTCACACTGACTATTCG CAAAGTGATGTGTTGGTGAAGAATACTGTTCCGGGCAATGCTCTAGAGCCGCCACCAGATTCAACGTCTTCTGTTGCAAAACTAGAATGGACTTGTCGTAAATTAGGACTGCCAGAACCAGTGTATAAAGTGCATGACCAACCTGTTCGTGGACCAGTCGGCCACCTTTGCAGCGTCAAG GTGGGCAACACTTACACGGCATCGTCGTATCCCGACTCGGCGCCAACCGAGGAACTGTCGCGCGAGGTCGCGGCCGTGAAGATGTTGGCCGTCATCGAGAGCTCGGAGGCGCCCGGCCTCACCACGTCGGGCGAGGAGCGCGCCTTGGCCGGCCTCAGCGAGCTGGTGGCCGCCCACGAGGCTGGTGTCTGGGCCAGCATGGTGCCTCATCTCTACAG AGAGAAGCACGGTGAAAATTTACCGAATAACTGGCTGCAATTATTAGAAAATTGTCCACATATAATAAAGGATCGAGTCGTAAATGGTCTTTTAGTGCTTTTACCCAACAATGAG gaaaTAAAATCGCCTTTGCCTATGAACGACGCAATAGACAGCGATTTGCCGCCACTAAAATTTCCACAGGATAATAGTTGGAATGTTTGTGTAACTTTAGCGAATTCTACACTGGAAGTATGGCTTATTATTATTGGACCACAATACAGT GACGAGGGCTATACCCTTTGTGCCGACATGAAAGCATATTATGCACATTCTGGGACAACAGTTGATAAGGCTATGCTCATCCAAAATGCTTG GTACGCGGTAAACATGGACAGTGGCGATTGGGTACGCGCGAAAGTCTTAGAAATCGAAGACGAAACAGCGACCGTGTTCCTGGGGGATTTCGGTGACGAAGTAATGGTTCATATAAAGAAAATCAAGATTCTAGAACCACAGTTTAGAAAATTGCCCGCACAG GCGATCCTGAGCCGGCTGGAGGGAGCGGAGGAGCTGGCGGCCAGCGAGGCGGGCGTGGCGCAAACGCGGTCGCGCCTGACCAACGAAACGCTGGTGGCCGTGCCGGGCCCGCGCCACGACCCCTTCGACCCCGCCGTGGCCGTCGTGCTCTACGACACGTCCACGAAACGCGACATCAACCTCAACCAGGAGCTCGTGGAGAAGTTTTGCAAGTCCGGCGTCTTCGAGCTCACGGAG AAGCCGTGCGAGGTGGAGGTGGGCTGCGTGACGGACGAGGGGCGCGTGTGGGTGTCGCGCGTGGGCGGCGCGGACACGGTGCGCGCGGCGCTGGCGCTGCTCACGAGCGGCCCCTACCGCCGCCCGCTGCCCGCCGCGCCGCACGCGCCGCCCGCGCACACCAAGGCGCTCTACATCGTGCGCACGCTCGACGGAGACTG GGTGCGCTGCTTGATCATCAGCGGGCTGGACGGCGAAGGCACGGTGCGCACGCAGCTCGTCGACAGCGGGCTCGTGCTGCGCGCGCCGCTCTCGTCGCTCGTGCCGCTGAGCTCCTTCTCGCCCGCACTGGATGCCTATCCGCCgcag GCGCAGGCCGTGCGGCTGGGCGCGGCGGAGCGCGTGGCGGGCGCCATGGTGGCGCGCCTGCGCGAGCTGCTGCTGGGCGAGTGCGTGCTGTGCCGCACCCTGCCCGGCGCCGCGCCGCACGTGGAGCTGTTCGTGCGCCTTCCCACGCTGAACATCCTGGCCTCCGTCAACAACTCCATCCTCATGGAGTATGATTATATACACTC CGCTAAACCAGAAGAAGAGAAAGAAAACGACATGAGCTATCACCTGGAGGCGCTGCACAAGAAGAAGGAGCGCCTCTTCCGCACGATGTCGGCGAGCGCGGACGAGCGCGGCGCGGCGCCCGAGCGGCGCAGCGCGCTGCCGCCGCCCGTGCTGCCCGCGCCCGCCCAGTGCTACGACGTCTACGTCGCGATGGCGGCCAACCCCTGGAACTTCGTC GTACAACCGAATTGTACAAGAAATGTTCTTCAAACGATGATGGCCACTTTGCAAGTGGAGTGTCCAAAGATACCCGAATCGGAAGCACCGATCAAACCAGCCAGTGGAGAACTCTACGTAGCCTATTATGACAAAGACAACTCTTGGTACAG GGTAACGGTTGCGGGTGAGGTGTCCACGGAAATGGTATCAGTATATTTCTGCGACTACGGCGACCTGGCGCTGTTCGCGTCCGCGGCGCTGCGGCGCGTGCCCGCCACCGCGCCGCTCGCGCGCTCGCTGCCGCCGCAGGCCATCAAGGCCAAGCTTTACG ATGTAAAGCCTCTTCACCAAGACTGGACTGTAGAAGACTGCATTCGTTTCCAAGAGTTGTGTGTGGAGCAGCAATTCGTTGGCATCTGTATGGACGTCGGCAAAGACCCCCTCAACCCCAGTGAGCCCCTGCTCACACTCAATCTGATCGACACGTCCACGGACGAAGACGTTTATATTAACAAACTGTTAGTCGCTGAAGGCAGAGCTCGTCTCGCTTCTGCATCTTAA
- the LOC123870671 gene encoding polyadenylate-binding protein 1-A, protein MNPGPPNYPMASLYVGDLHSDITEAMLFEKFSTAGPVLSIRVCRDMITRRSLGYAYVNFQQPADAERALDTMNFDMIKGRPIRIMWSQRDPSLRKSGVGNVFIKNLDKTIDNKAMYDTFSAFGNILSCKVAQDENGGSKGYGFVHFETEEAANKSIEKVNGMLLNGKKVYVGRFIPRKEREKELGEKAKLFTNVYVKNFGEDFSDEMLKDMFEKYGRITSHKVMYKDDGASRGFGFVAFEDPDNAERACMELNGKELVEGKPLYVGRAQKKAERQKELKRKFEQLKSERLTRYQGVNLYVKNLDDTIDDERLRKEFAPFGTITSAKVMLEDGRSKGFGFVCFSSPEEATKAVTEMNGRIVGTKPLYVALAQRKEDRKAHLTSQYMQRMASMRMQQMGQIFQPGSAGGYFVPTIPPAQRFYGPAQMTQIRPRWTAQPSVRPSTQTAASAYPNMQAPFRPPPRGPTQAALRTSLGARPITGQQGVATAASIRAPLVTSGRPAGYKYTANMRNPPAPQAAVHIQGQEPLTASMLAAAPLQEQKQMLGERLFPLIQRMHPDLAGKITGMLLEIDNSELLHMLEHGESLKAKVDEAVAVLQAHQAKQQATKKD, encoded by the exons ATGAATCCTGGGCCGCCTAATTATCCGATGGCTTCGCTGTATGTTGGAGACTTGCACTCTGATATTACTGAGGCCATGTTGTTTGAAAAATTTTCTACTGCTGGTCCGGTTCTTTCCATACGCGTATGTCGGGATATGATAACTCGTAGATCCCTTGGCTACGCTTACGTAAATTTTCAGCAGCCTGCTGAcg CTGAAAGAGCATTGGATACTATGAATTTTGATATGATTAAAGGCAGGCCTATTAGAATTATGTGGTCCCAACGTGATCCCTCTCTTCGCAAGTCTGGTGTAGGAAACGTTTTTATCAAAAATCTTGATAAAACCATAGACAATAAAGCCATGTATGATACGTTTTCAGCATTTGGGAATATATTGAGCTGTAAAGTAGCTCAAGATGAGAATGGTGGATCTAAAGGCTATGGTTTTGTCCACTTTGAAACTGAAGAAGCTGCTAATAAGTCTATTGAAAAAGTTAATGGTATGCTATTGAATGGCAAGAAAGTTTATGTAGGCCGATTTATTCCTCGTAAAGAACGTGAAAAGGAACTCGGAGAAAAAGCAAAATTGTTCACTAATGTTTATGTGAAAAACTTTGGCGAAGATTTTTCTGATGAGATGCTTAAGGACATGTTTGAAAAATATGGCAGAATTACTAGCCATAAAGTAATGTATAAGGATGATGGAGCATCTAGGGGATTTGGATTTGTAGCATTTGAAGATCCTGATAATGCAGAGAGGGCCTGTATGGAACTCAATGGCAAGGAACTGGTTGAAGGCAAGCCACTGTATGTGGGACGTGCTCAAAAAAAAGCTGAAAGACAAAAAGAATTGAAACGCAAATTTGAACAACTTAAATCTGAACGTTTAACTCGCTATCAAGGAGTTAATCTATATGTTAAGAATTTGGATGACACAATTGATGATGAAAGACTTCGTAAAGAATTTGCTCCATTTGGTACTATTACTTCGGCTAAG GTGATGTTGGAAGATGGTCGTAGTAAAGGTTTTGGATTTGTCTGCTTCTCTTCTCCTGAAGAAGCAACAAAGGCAGTAACTGAAATGAATGGACGAATTGTGGGAACAAAGCCTTTATATGTTGCTTTAGCTCAACGCAAAGAAGACCGTAAAGCTCACTTGACATCACAATATATGCAGCGCATGGCAAGTATGAGAATGCAGCAAATGGGTCAAATTTTCCAACCAGGTAGTGCTGGTGGGTATTTCGTACCCACTATTCCTCCTGCACAAAGATTCTATGGTCCAGCACAGATGACACAGATTAGACCACGCTGGACCGCTCAGCCGTCTGTAAGACCAAGTACTCAGACGGCTGCTTCTGCCTATCCCAACATGCAAGCACCCTTCCGCCCGCCGCCGCGTGGACCTACACAGGCAGCTCTACGCACTTCACTGGGAGCAAGACCAATAACTGGACAACAAGGGGTCGCTACAGCTGCATCTATCCGCGCTCCACTGGTCACCAGTGGCCGTCCAGCAGGATACAAATACACTGCTAACATGCGCAACCCTCCAGCTCCACAAGCAGCAGTTCACATCCAAGGCCAAGAGCCATTAACTGCATCTATGCTGGCTGCAGCTCCTCTTCAAGAACAAAAGCAAATGTTGGGTGAACGTCTATTTCCACTTATTCAACGAATGCATCCAGATTTGGCAGGCAAAATCACTGGCATGCTTTTGGAAATTGATAATTCTGAACTGCTGCATATGTTAGAGCATGGAGAGTCTCTGAAAGCAAAGGTGGATGAGGCTGTTGCTGTTTTGCAGGCTCACCAAGCTAAACAGCAAGCCACAAAGAAAGATTAA
- the LOC123871704 gene encoding glycylpeptide N-tetradecanoyltransferase 2: MEENKTIQSSEYQKSNEDKNSKKKNKNKKKRSGGDGDTQSSVTSDALALPNSGDIHQNISLKDLKMAMEVLNLQQKPAKTTEEALHKSYQFWSTQPVPKMYEKIITNEPIEPPKTPEEIRSEPYTLPDGFQWDTLNLNEPLVLKELYTLLNENYVEDDDCMFRFDYQTDFLKWALQPPGWRMEWHCGVRVVKSGRLVGFISAIPATLRIYDHTQTVVEINFLCVHKKLRAKRVAPVLIREITRRVNLTGIFQGVYTAGIVLPKPIATCRYWHRSLNPKKLIDIKFSHLSRNMTMQRTLKLFKLPDLPKTPGYRKMEPKDSDKVVKLLNDYLLKFDLVPIFSEDDFKHWFVAQVGIIDSFVVEASDGSITDFVSYYTLPSTVVYHPVHKTLKAAYSFYNVSTKTPWVDLMLDALITARNSGFDVFNALDLMDNKEFLEPLKFGIGDGNLQYYLYNWRCPSIAPNKIGLVLQ, encoded by the coding sequence atggaaGAAAATAAAACTATCCAATCCAGTGAATATCAAAAATCCAACGAGGATAAAAActctaaaaagaaaaacaaaaacaaaaaaaagcgtAGTGGCGGTGATGGAGATACTCAAAGTTCGGTTACTTCCGATGCATTAGCGCTGCCAAATTCTGGGGATATTCATCAGAACATCTCTTTAAAAGATCTTAAAATGGCAATGGAAGTACTTAATCTGCAGCAAAAGCCAGCAAAAACAACGGAAGAAGCTTTACACAAATCATATCAGTTCTGGTCCACTCAACCTGTTCCAAAAATGTACGAGAAAATAATTACCAACGAACCTATTGAACCGCCAAAGACTCCTGAAGAAATAAGATCAGAGCCTTATACATTGCCCGATGGCTTTCAGTGGGATACTTTAAATTTAAACGAACCACTTGTACTGAAAGAATTGTACACTTTGCTTAATGAAAATTATGTTGAAGATGATGATTGCATGTTCCGCTTTGATTATCAAACAGATTTCCTGAAGTGGGCACTCCAGCCTCCAGGTTGGAGGATGGAGTGGCATTGTGGAGTGCGTGTAGTTAAATCTGGTAGGTTAGTAGGTTTTATATCTGCTATTCCGGCCACATTGAGAATTTATGACCATACTCAGACTGTTGtagaaataaactttttatgtGTTCATAAGAAACTACGTGCTAAGCGTGTCGCTCCTGTGCTCATAAGGGAAATAACGAGAAGAGTTAACTTGACAGGTATCTTCCAAGGTGTTTATACAGCAGGAATAGTCTTGCCCAAACCAATTGCAACTTGTCGTTATTGGCACAGATCTTTGAATCCTAAAAAGTTGATTGATATCAAATTTAGCCATCTGTCTAGAAACATGACAATGCAGCGAACTCTTAAGCTTTTTAAACTTCCTGACTTACCAAAGACACCAGGATATCGAAAAATGGAACCTAAAGACTCTGACAAAGTTGTTAAACTTTTGAATGACTATTTACTCAAATTTGATTTGGTACCAATATTCTCTGAAGATGATTTTAAACATTGGTTTGTTGCACAGGTGGGAATTATTGACAGTTTTGTGGTGGAAGCATCTGATGGCTCTATTACTGACTTTGTAAGTTACTACACTCTTCCCTCTACTGTAGTTTATCATCCTGTACATAAAACCTTAAAAGCCGCTTATTCATTTTATAATGTATCTACCAAAACACCCTGGGTTGATTTAATGCTTGATGCATTGATTACTGCAAGAAATTCCGGGTTTGATGTGTTTAATGCTCTGGATCTTATGGATAACAAAGAATTTCTAGAACCTCTTAAATTTGGTATAGGTGATGGTAATTTGCAGTACTATTTGTACAATTGGAGATGCCCTAGCATAGCGCCTAACAAAATTGGGTTAGTTctacagtaa